CACGCAGGGTGTGCATGCCGATGAGGTCGAGGCGGTGGGGCTGGTCGTTGTCGTTGACCTTGAAGTAGGCGTCCACGGCATTGCCCTGGCTGAGGTCGTCGCGGTATTCGCCGGACTTGTAGTAGGCCTCGATGTCGGCCATGACGGGCGGGAGGTGGCGTGCGCCGCAGCCGCCGCACTCCCAGACGTCGAGATCGTCGGGGGATTTTTTGCCGAAGGAACCCATGCGGATGGAACCGTGGTAGCAGCTGCGCCATTCCGTGGCGCTACAGATGGGGCAGGGGGTGGTGAGGCTCATGCGGACGGGCGTTTGACGTAGTGGAGCTGTTTCTGGGCGTAGGGCGTGAGCTTGGAGACCTGCTCGGCGATGCGTGCGGCCACGCCGGGCTCTCCATAGAGATGGGAGGTGGGGTAGCGGCCGTGGGCAAGCTGGCTGCGGGTGGCGGACTCGATCTCGGGCTGCAGGGGTTCCACACGGATGACGGACTGGGACCACTCGCGGCCATCCTGGCGGGAGCCGACGAGGACGACGGGCGTGCCTAGGAAGGAGGTCTCGCGGACGAAGGAGGAGGAGTTGCCGATGCAGCAGGCAGCGTGATTGAGCAGCGGGATGTAGATGTCCGGCGGCAGGTTCTTGTAGGCGTGCAGGGGGAACTCGTGGTGGTTCTCGCGGAAGCGGCGGATGGCCTGGGAGACGAGGTCGGAGCCGGCGTCGATGTTGGGCCAGAGGAGCACGGTCTGGAGATTGAGGCGGCGCACGGTTTCCAGCACGGCCTCCATCTGCTCCTCCTGATGACCGATGTCGGTGGTCACGGGATGGAAGAGGACGAGGAGGTAGGGCTTGGAGAAATCAATGGAGGTGCCGACGCCGAGGCGGCCGAGGACGTCCTGCGGCAGGTCATTGGAGGCGGCGAGGACGACATCGCTGGTGGGGCAGCCGAGGGGGAAGACGGTGGCGGGGTCTTCGCCCATGGCGACGATGTACTCCGCCGCGCGCTTGGTGGCGGGGAAGTGGTAGTGCGCCAGTTTGGTGATGGCGTGGCGGGTGGACTCGTCGATGGAGCCGGAGATTTCGCCGCCCTGGAGGTGGATGAGGCAGATGTTTTGATACGCAGCGGCGATGGCTGCAGCCATGGCCTCGTAGCGGTCGCCGATCATGAGCACGAAGTCGGGCTTCATGCGGCTGAACTCGGAGGCGAACTCGATGACGGCGAGGCCGATGGACTTCACCATCGTGATGGGCACGGAGCCTTCGAGCTGGAGATAGACTTCACTCTCCACGGGGAAGCCGTCTGCCTCCACGACATTGCGGGCGCAGCCGTAGCGGTCCAGCAGCATGGATCCGGCGCAGATGGTCTGCATGTCCACATCAGGCTCCTGCTGGAGCGCGTGCATGACGGGCTTCATGCGCGCGTAGTTTGCGCGGTTGACCAGGACGACGGCGATTTTCTTTTTCATGCAGATGGTTTCTTATAGCCGACGGGCAGGTGGCGTGTCTCGGCATAATAACGGGCCAGAACGATCTCCTCCGGCTCGTCGATATTCAGGAGCAGGCGCTCCACGAGGTGGGCGCGGGTGGTGGTGGTGAAGATGCGCTGCTCATCCATGAGGCAGGCGCGGGTGAGGGCGTAGCAGGCGCCATTGCGGTAGAAGAGCGGCTCCAGGGACTGGCGCTGTTTCACACCGGCACCGGCTTCGGCGTAGAAGCTGATGACGTCGTCGCTGCTGACGCGCAGGACCTTGTGCGGATGGAACTTGGTGTCCACGCGGCTGACGGTGACGGCAGAGCCGGCGTTGGTGGCGGCGAGGAGATCCATGACGCCATTCACATCCTCCGGCTGACGGAAGGGGCAGGTGGGCTCGACGATGAGGATGACGTCGTAGGTGACGCCATCGATGCGCTCCATTTCGGTGACGGCATGCTGGAGTGTCTCCACGGCACCGGCGGTGTCGGAGCTGAGCTCTGGCGGGCGAAGGAAGGGGGCATCGAGGCCGTGCTTCTTGCCCTCCTCGGCGTAGCGTTCGGAGTCGGTGGAAATGATGCGGCGGTCGATCCAGTCGCAGGCGGGCGAATTCAGCACCTCGCCGACGAGGGCGATGAGCGACCTGCCGGCAATCTGCTGCATGTTTTTGTCCGGGATGCCTTTGCTGCCAGAGCGGGCGGGCACCACGGCGAGGATGCGGCGGCCGTGTTTCATGAGGGGATGCGGATGGACTGGCCCTGAGCGGCGCTCTGACGGCAGGCGTCAACCACCTCCAGCGCGGCGATGCCGTCTGCGAGAGAGCAGGAGGGGGCGGTGCGGGTGCCGCGGATGAGCTCCAGCAGCTCCTGCGCCGCGCCCATGAACATCTCATTGCGCTCGCAGGTGAAGGTCTGGTCTTCCCATTTGAGCTCACCGGTGCGGGAGAGCTTCACGGCATTCTCCTCGTAGGACCACATGAGGGTGCCGGTCTCGCCCACGGCGATGATGTGGCGCTGATGGGGGCGGCCGATGAGGTCGAGGTGGAGATTGGCCTTCAGGCCGCCGCCGAAGGAGGCGATGACGTCCACATTGTCGTCGGCACTGATGTCGAGGTCGGAGATTTTATCGACGGAGGCCATGACGGACTGCGGCTTGCCGGCGAACCAGAGCAGGAGGTCGAGGAAGTGGCTTTCGTCCAGCAGAGCGCCGCCGCCCTGCTCCTTGCTGGCCATGAAGAAGTCCTGATAGCGCTCCCAGGGGTGCCAGTCGGCGAGGTGGGCGCTCATGACAAAGCGGATGTGGCGCACCGCGCCGATCTCGCCGCTCTGCAGTCTGCGGCGGAACTCCGCCACCGGGGGCCACCAGCGGTAGGTGTAGCCGAGGAGCACTTTGGCACCGCTGGCCTCCAGTTTGCGGCAGCTTGCGGCATCGATGCTGAGCGGCTTTTCGCAGAGAATCCAGCGGCCGCCTGCGCCTGCGGCGATGATTTGATCGACGTGAAAGGAGGGTGGTGAGGCGATGACGAAGCCATCGAAGGCGGTGGTCTTGAGAGCCTCGTCCAGATTGCCGTAGGTGGCGGCGAGGGGGCCCTCTGCGGCGGCCTCCTGCTGGCGGTCGGCGCGGGGGTCAAAGCCGCTGACGGTGCAGCCGAGGGCGCGCAGATTGCGGGCATGGCGTTTCCCGGCGGAGCCGAGACCAATGACGAGAAGGTGAAGGGTGGGGGCGCTCATCGAAGCTGTTCAGTCATATCCACATACACGTCCGGCGCGAGGTGATACTCGATCAGGGCGGGTGGGCTGCCAGCGTGCTGCCACTGCTTGAGGGCTGCGTCAAGCCC
This DNA window, taken from Prosthecobacter vanneervenii, encodes the following:
- the neuC gene encoding UDP-N-acetylglucosamine 2-epimerase, which produces MKKKIAVVLVNRANYARMKPVMHALQQEPDVDMQTICAGSMLLDRYGCARNVVEADGFPVESEVYLQLEGSVPITMVKSIGLAVIEFASEFSRMKPDFVLMIGDRYEAMAAAIAAAYQNICLIHLQGGEISGSIDESTRHAITKLAHYHFPATKRAAEYIVAMGEDPATVFPLGCPTSDVVLAASNDLPQDVLGRLGVGTSIDFSKPYLLVLFHPVTTDIGHQEEQMEAVLETVRRLNLQTVLLWPNIDAGSDLVSQAIRRFRENHHEFPLHAYKNLPPDIYIPLLNHAACCIGNSSSFVRETSFLGTPVVLVGSRQDGREWSQSVIRVEPLQPEIESATRSQLAHGRYPTSHLYGEPGVAARIAEQVSKLTPYAQKQLHYVKRPSA
- a CDS encoding acylneuraminate cytidylyltransferase family protein — its product is MKHGRRILAVVPARSGSKGIPDKNMQQIAGRSLIALVGEVLNSPACDWIDRRIISTDSERYAEEGKKHGLDAPFLRPPELSSDTAGAVETLQHAVTEMERIDGVTYDVILIVEPTCPFRQPEDVNGVMDLLAATNAGSAVTVSRVDTKFHPHKVLRVSSDDVISFYAEAGAGVKQRQSLEPLFYRNGACYALTRACLMDEQRIFTTTTRAHLVERLLLNIDEPEEIVLARYYAETRHLPVGYKKPSA
- a CDS encoding Gfo/Idh/MocA family protein, coding for MSAPTLHLLVIGLGSAGKRHARNLRALGCTVSGFDPRADRQQEAAAEGPLAATYGNLDEALKTTAFDGFVIASPPSFHVDQIIAAGAGGRWILCEKPLSIDAASCRKLEASGAKVLLGYTYRWWPPVAEFRRRLQSGEIGAVRHIRFVMSAHLADWHPWERYQDFFMASKEQGGGALLDESHFLDLLLWFAGKPQSVMASVDKISDLDISADDNVDVIASFGGGLKANLHLDLIGRPHQRHIIAVGETGTLMWSYEENAVKLSRTGELKWEDQTFTCERNEMFMGAAQELLELIRGTRTAPSCSLADGIAALEVVDACRQSAAQGQSIRIPS